Proteins encoded by one window of Acidobacteriota bacterium:
- a CDS encoding NADH-quinone oxidoreductase subunit H — MPDGPLGLDPVVWAVLRLLIAVVLAIVVVLNGALVQIYLERKIQALMQDRVGPIHTGPFGLLQTIADALKLIGKEDIRARVTDKWFFLAAPLIVFSPMLASFAVLPFAPGILGADLNIGLLYLTTLGSMTVLGIVIAGWASNDKYSLIGGLRSAGQLVSYEVPQILSLVTVVLVTGSLSMVDITESQPGLLVNLLVLPLAFCTYFIAALAETNRNPFDLPEAESELVAGFLTEYSGMRWGVFFVAEYGEVAVVSSIMTTLWLGGWHGPGVDALPVLGVLWFTLKAYAVVLTF; from the coding sequence TCCCGTCGTCTGGGCGGTGCTCCGCCTCCTCATCGCGGTGGTGCTCGCGATCGTCGTCGTGCTGAACGGGGCGCTCGTGCAGATCTACCTGGAGCGGAAGATCCAGGCGCTCATGCAGGACCGCGTCGGGCCGATCCACACCGGGCCCTTCGGCCTCCTCCAGACGATCGCCGACGCGCTCAAGCTCATCGGCAAGGAGGACATCCGGGCGCGGGTCACCGACAAGTGGTTCTTCCTCGCCGCGCCGCTCATCGTCTTCAGCCCGATGCTCGCCTCGTTCGCGGTGCTGCCCTTCGCGCCCGGCATCCTCGGCGCCGATCTCAACATCGGGCTCCTCTACCTGACCACCCTCGGCTCCATGACGGTGCTCGGCATCGTCATCGCCGGGTGGGCCTCGAACGACAAGTACTCGCTCATCGGCGGCCTCCGCTCGGCGGGCCAGCTCGTCTCGTACGAGGTGCCGCAGATCCTCTCGCTCGTGACGGTCGTGCTCGTCACCGGCTCGCTCTCGATGGTGGACATCACCGAGTCGCAGCCGGGGCTCCTCGTGAACCTCCTCGTCCTCCCGCTCGCGTTCTGCACCTACTTCATCGCGGCGCTCGCCGAGACGAACCGCAACCCCTTCGACCTGCCCGAGGCCGAGTCGGAGCTCGTCGCGGGGTTCCTCACCGAGTACTCCGGCATGCGCTGGGGCGTGTTCTTCGTCGCCGAGTACGGCGAGGTCGCGGTGGTCTCGTCGATCATGACGACGCTCTGGCTCGGCGGCTGGCACGGACCGGGGGTGGACGCGCTTCCCGTCCTCGGCGTCCTCTGGTTCACGCTGAAGGCGTACGCGGTCGTGCTCACGTTC